The Poecilia reticulata strain Guanapo linkage group LG13, Guppy_female_1.0+MT, whole genome shotgun sequence genome has a segment encoding these proteins:
- the LOC103474254 gene encoding extracellular calcium-sensing receptor-like, translating to MLFAIEEINNSSDLLPGVSLGYDIYDTCGSIARSVKVALALTNDDSNVSSASERPCMKAAQVQAIMGETSSSPSTAIATVIGPFNIPLISHFATCACLSDKTKYPSFLRTVPSDYYQSRALAHLVKHFGWTWVGAVRTNDDYGNNGMATFTETAQQLGICLEYSVSFFRTDPLEKIQKIIEIMKSSTSKVVVAFLSHMDMDVLMHELTPHNLTGHQWIGSESWIFDSQIAAMDKNHMLDGAIGLSVPKAQVGGLREFMFNIETLNSSNSELFTEFWEALFSCKFKQEKSDEHYSECTGHEDLTGVENSFTDMSLMPIFNNVYKGVYAVAHALHEILSCNKMCNDSVRLDPTTISQHLKKINFKTKEGDEVYFNENGDPKATYEIINWQPGENGMVDFVTVGLYDASLPSDKQLNLTNNALSWTQNSKEVPVSVCSETCPPGTRKVLQKGKPVCCHDCVKCAEGEISNTTDSVTCVRCPLETWSNEARDACVKKEAVFLSYGEIMGALLTAASLFGTCLTVIVTVIFFRYRKTPLVRANNSELSFLLLFSLTLCFLCSLTFIGEPSDWSCMLRHTAFGITFVLSLSCVLGKTIVVLMAFKATLPGRNVMKWFGPTQQRLSVLTFTVVQVIICILWLTISPPFPFRNFKEIKDKIILECSLGSAVGFWSVLGYIGLLAALCFTLAFLARKLPDNFNEAKFITFSMLIFCAVWITFIPAYVSSPGKLSVAVEIFAILASTFGLLFCIFIPKCYVILLKPEKNTKKNMMGKGQSKSF from the exons ATGCTTTTTGCCATCGAGGAGATAAATAACAGCTCCGACCTGCTGCCGGGCGTATCGCTCGGCTATGACATCTACGACACTTGCGGCTCCATCGCCAGAAGTGTAAAAGTCGCGCTTGCCTTGACAAATGATGACAGCAATGTGTCTTCAGCCTCTGAGCGTCCGTGCATGAAAGCAGCACAGGTGCAGGCCATCATGGGAGAAACATCCTCCTCACCAAGCACAGCCATAGCCACCGTCATCGGACCATTTAATATCCCACTG aTCAGCCACTTTGCCACATGTGCCTGTCTCAGTGATAAAACCAAGTATCCCTCCTTTCTAAGAACCGTACCCAGTGACTACTACCAGAGCAGAGCTCTGGCCCATCTCGTCAAACATTTCGGCTGGACTTGGGTCGGAGCCGTCAGAACCAACGACGACTACGGCAACAACGGCATGGCGACGTTCACAGAAACTGCACAGCAGCTGGGCATCTGTCTGGAgtattcagtttctttcttcaGAACGGATCCCttagagaaaatacaaaagatcATTGAAATCATGAAGTCTTCCACCTCAAAGGTTGTTGTCGCTTTCCTTTCCCACATGGACATGGACGTGCTTATGCACGAGCTGACGCCTCACAATTTGACCGGGCACCAGTGGATCGGCAGTGAGTCCTGGATCTTCGACTCTCAAATTGCAGCAATGGATAAGAATCACATGCTGGACGGGGCGATCGGCCTTTCCGTCCCTAAGGCGCAAGTCGGTGGACTCAGAGAGTTCATGTTTAACATTGAGACCCTGAATTCGTCCAATAGCGAGTTATTTACTGAGTTCTGGGAGGCGTTGTTCAGCTGCAAGTTCAAGCAGGAGAAATCGGATGAACATTACAGCGAATGTACCGGACATGAGGATCTGACCGGAGTGGAGAACAGCTTCACTGACATGTCCCTCATGCCCATTTTTAACAATGTCTATAAGGGAGTGTATGCAGTGGCTCACGCTCTGCATGAAATTCTCAGCTGCAATAAAATGTGCAACGACAGCGTGCGGCTAGACCCGACAACG ATTTCACAGCacctaaagaaaataaattttaaaacaaaggaaggTGATGAGGTGTATTTTAATGAGAATGGAGATCCAAAAGCGACTTATGAAATAATAAACTGGCAACCAGGAGAAAACGGCATGGTGGATTTTGTCACTGTTGGTCTTTATGATGCATCATTGCCTTCGGACAAACAGCTCAACTTGACAAACAACGCTCTGAGTTGGACACAGAACTCGAAGGAG GTTCCTGTGTCGGTCTGCAGTGAAACGTGTCCACCAGGAACACGCAAAGTTCTGCAGAAAGGAAAACCTGTTTGCTGCCACGACTGTGTCAAATGTGCAGAAGGAGAAATAAGCAACACCACAG ATTCGGTCACCTGTGTGAGATGCCCCCTTGAAACCTGGTCAAATGAGGCAAGAGATGCCTGTGTGAAGAAGGAGGCCGTGTTTCTGTCATATGGGGAGATTATGGGCGCGTTGCTCACTGCGGCGTCTCTGTTTGGAACATGCTTGACTGTCATTGTTACAGTCATCTTCTTCAGATACAGGAAAACTCCTCTTGTGAGGGCAAACAACTCTGAgctgagcttcctgctgctcttctccCTGACCCTGtgtttcctctgctctctgacCTTTATCGGTGAGCCGTCTGACTGGTCCTGCATGCTGCGGCACACAGCGTTCGGCATCACCTTCGTCCTCTCCCTCTCTTGTGTCCTGGGGAAAACCATAGTGGTTTTAATGGCGTTCAAAGCCACACTACCAGGAAGAAATGTGATGAAGTGGTTCGGACCAACACAGCAGAGACTCAGCGTTCTCACTTTCACTGTTGTGCAAGTGATCATCTGTATCCTCTGGTTGACGATTTCACCTCCTTTCCCATTTAGGAATTTCAAGGAAATCAAAGACAAAATCATCTTGGAGTGTTCTCTGGGCTCAGCTGTGGGCTTCTGGTCGGTGCTCGGGTACATAGGTCTCCTCGCTGCGTTGTGCTTCACTTTGGCTTTTTTGGCTCGGAAACTTCCTGATAATTTCAACGAAGCTAAGTTCATCACCTTCAGCATGCTGATATTCTGCGCCGTGTGGATCACTTTCATCCCAGCGTACGTCAGCTCGCCCGGGAAGTTGAGTGTAGCAGTGGAAATCTTTGCCATTTTAGCCTCTACTTTTGGTTTGCTGTTTTGTATCTTCATCCCCAAATGTTATGTAATTCTTCTAAAACCGGAAAAAAACACGAAAAAGAACATGATGGGGAAGGGGCAGTCAAAGTCATTCTGA